In Nocardioides luti, the DNA window CGTCCTCGGAGGTGCTGACGTGCCCGGTCACGCGGCCGCGCTCGTCGGTCATCCGGGTCAGCGTCATCGAGTGCGTGCGCTCCTCGCCCGACTTGGTCAGGAACTTCATGTCGCGGCCGGCCGACTCCGGCGCGGCCATCGCGAGGGCCACCGCGATGAAGTCGTCGGCCACGCCCAGCTCGCGGGCCTTCTCGCGGATCCCCGCGGGGCTGTGCAGCATCGTGGTGAAGCGGCCCAGCACCTCGTCGTGGGTGTAGCCCAGCAGCTGCTCGGCGCCCGGGTTCCACAGCGTGATGCGGCCGACCTCGTCGGTGCCGATGATCGCGACGCCGGTCGCGCTGTTGACGATGTTCTGGACCTTGTCGCGCTCGGCCGCGGCCTGGCGGGCGTTCTCGAGCTGCCGGGCCACCGTGAGCATCAGCGGGATCGCGATCATCGCGCAGTCGATGGCGTACGTCGCCAGGATCACGCCCCGGGCGTCGACCGGCATGCCGTACTGCTCGGGGACGTGCGCGAGCGGGCCCAGGCCGGCGGTGGTGAAGAAGACCGCGATCCCCAGGACCGCCAGCATCTGCAGCAGCGCCTCCCACTGGGTGTTGCGCAGGGCGCCCCACCCCAGCAGCGGGATGACGACGAAGACGACCGAGGGGAAGTCGTTGGGCCAGAACACCAGCGGGGTGACGACCAGGATCAGCGTCCACTGCGCGATCCGCTCCCCGAGCGGGGCGACCGCAGGGTGCGGGAGGAGCTTGGCGAAGAAGGGCAGCAGCGTCAGCTCGGAGGCGAGGTGCGCGGAGCCCAGGGCGAGGGCGACCAGCCACGGGTTCCCCCACCCGGTCAGCGCACTCGTCACCAGCCCCGCAGTGGCGGCCACCAGGGCCCCGAGCGAGGTGGCGCCGAAGAACCAGCGCATGTCGCCGTCGTCCTGCAGGCTCGGCTGCTGGGTCCCGTTGCGGGTGAGCAGGCGCCAGATCAGCCAGACCTCGCCGACGGTGCCGAGCGAGTAGCCGACCGCGACCTCCAGGGGCCGGCCGCCGGCCCAGATCGTCACCACCGCGACGGACAGCACCACCAGGAGCACGGGGAGCAGCCAGCGCCGTCCGGCCAGGATGGCGGCGCCCGTGGCGACCCCGACCGGCCAGATGCCCGTCACCTTGCCGTCGTCGGGCGCGCCGAACACCGCGAAGAAGCCGGTCACGACCATGACCAGCCCCAGCGCGGCGAGCAGGACGAGCCGCTGCCTCGACATCACCCTGCCCTCCCGAGCCGACGGTTTCCGGTCCTCGAATCCAACCACCCGCGGCGGCCCTCGGGAGGCAGCGTCGCGACATTCGCCCGGTGTCGTAGGTTGGCCCGGTGACCTCCGCGAAGAAGAAGTACGACGTCGTCGTCGTGGGCGGTGGCCACAACGGCCTCGTGTCTGCCGCGTACCTCGCCCGCGCGGGCCTGTCGGTCCTCGTCCTCGAGCGCCTCGACCACACCGGCGGCGCCGCCGTGTCGGCGCAGGCCTTCCGCGGTCATCCGGCGCGGCTGTCGCGCTACTCCTACCTCGTCTCGCTGATGCCGACGCAGCTGGTCGACGACCTGGGCCTCGACATCGCGCTGGCCTCGCGCACCACCGCGTCGTACACCCCCACCCTGCGCGACGGGAAGCCCGGCGGGCTGCTCGTCGAGCGCCCCGAGGGCGAGGCCACCCGTCGCTCGTTCGCCGAGCTCACCGGCGGCGAGGCGGAGTACGACGCCTGGCGCGAGTTCTACGCCGACATCGCCGACCTGGCCCACGTGGTGGCCCCGACGCTGCTCTCGCCGCTGCCGACCGAGCGCTCGATCCGCGAGCAGGTCGACCCCGGCATCTGGCGCGACTTCGTGACCGCCCCGCTGGGCGCAGCGATCGAGTCCCGCTTCACCGACGACACCGTGCGCGGCGTGGTCGCCACCGACGGCCTGATCGGCACCTTCGCGTCGATGCACGACCCGTCGCTGATCCAGAACCGCTGCTTCCTCTACCACCTGATCGGCAACGGCACCGGCGAGTGGCGGGTGCCGATCGGCGGCATGGGCGCGGTCACCGACGCCCTCGCCCGCGCGGCCCGAGCCGCCGGGGCGGAGATCCTCACCGGGGCCGGCGTGAGCGCGATCCGCACGGCCGGCGCGGCTGGCGGGGCGGGTGCCGGCACCGGCGCCGAGATCGAGTGGCACGACGGCGCCACCCGGCACACCGTCGAGGCGACGTACGTCCTGGCGAACGTCGCCCCCTGGGTGCTGCGCATCCTGCTCGGCGAGCCGGAGGACCCGGCCGGCAAGCCCGAGGGCTCCCAGCTCAAGATCAACTTCCTGCTCGACCGCCTGCCACGCCTGCGCTCGGGCGTCGACCCGGCCGTCGCGTTCTCGGGCACCCTGCACCTGGGCGAGGACTACACCCAGCTCGAGACGGCCTACCACGACGCCGCCGCCGGGCTGGTGCCGTCGGTGATGCCCGGCGAGGTCTACTGCCACTCCCTCACCGACCCCTCGATCCTCGGGAACTCCCCGGCCGGCACGCACACGCTGACCTACTTCGGCCTGCACACGCCCGCGTCGCTCTTCGCCACCGACCCGGCCGGCGCCAAGGAGCTCGCCGTCGCCCGCGCGCTGGCGTCGCTCAACGAGCACCTGGTCGAGCCGATCGAGTCCTGCGTGGCCCGCGACGCCGACGGCAAGCCGTGCCTGGAGGCGAAGATCCCGCAGGACGTCGAGGCCGACCTCGCGATGCCCGGCGGCCACATCTTCCACGGCGACCTCGACTGGCCCTGGGCCTCGAACCGCGCCCGCCTCGACTCCGCCGCCCAGCAGTGGGGCGTGCAGACCGACGACCCGAGCGTGCTGCTGTGCGGCTCCGGCTCGCGTCGCGGCGGCGCGGTCTCCGGCCTCGGCGGCCACAACGCGGCGCAGGCCGTGCTGGCCTCGCTCTGAGCGACCCCTCGATTTTTCCCGACAGCCCCTCGCTGGTATCGTTCACGTCGCTTCACCACGCGCGGCATTAGCTCAATTGGCAGAGCAGCTGACTCTTAATCAGCGGGTTCGGGGTTCGAGTCCCTGATGCCGTACCACCCAGCGAGCCGGTCCTCCTCGGAGGACCGGCTCGCTGCATTTACTCCGCGCCACCGAGCCGGTCACTGCGTGTGAAGCCCGCGGCCGCGACAGTCACTCATCTCCACCAAAACCACATCGGTGCCACAACCGTCGTTTACCGTCTGGTGATGGCGTCCAGAATGAAGTCTCTCCGCAAGCCAATCGTGATCGAGTTCGCGGAACCGGTCAGCGACGACCTCTACCTCGGTCTCGCGGCGGCGATCATGACCGTCGTCGACCTGGCGGGCACTCCCGGTTCGTTGCATGCGTCGATGACAATCGATCCCGACCTCGACGACGAGTACGACCTTGTTGACCCATTCGGCCAGGCACGTTCGCGACGGGGAAGATCGGTCAAGCGCGAGTCCTGACCCTTGAAGCAGCTATGGCGGGGGCGGGCTCGGCACCGATGCGCCCGCCGTCGAGATGCTAGGAAACAGTCTGGTCCTCGCTGCTTAGACCTCATTCTCGGAGGCAAATCGCCTATTCGATCGCCTCAAGAATTCCGATCTCGCATTGTGTGGTTGATTGCTGCCACCAGGTGACCGCAATCAACCACACAGTGACCGAGGCTGGCACCCGCCGGTCCCAGCGGGCCCCGGGCACCGCCCCGCGAGGCTGGCCCGGTCCTCAGCATCTGGCATCGTGCGGGATGTCGAGGACGCGCGTCGTGCTCCGACGTACCCACAGACCCGGCGACCGGCCGGGTGCGACACGAAGGAGAGCACCGTGAAGTACGTCGTCCTCATCCACTCCCACCCCGAGCCGTGGGGGCACCCCACGATCGACTACACGCCCGAGGGCCGGGCCGCCCAGCGCGAGCAGGCTGAGCAGGGCGACGGGTCCGGGGGTGACTTCGACGCGTTCCTCGCCGAGATCTCGGCGTCCGGCGAGCTCGTGACGGCCGAGGCGCTCGCCGACCCCCGGTCGTCGACGGTCTACCGCTGGGGTCCCGACGGGCACGTCGCGACCGACGGCCCGTTCGCGGAGGCCAAGGAGCAGCTCGCGGGCTTCTTCCTGCTCGAGTGCGCGACCCGCGAGCGGGCCGAGGAGCTCGCCCGGCACTTCGCCGGACCGGGCGACACGATCGAGCTGCGCCCCGCGATGTGGCCGGGCGCCGACGACCAGTGACCCCGCCGGCGGCCGCGGGCACCGACGACGCCGACGTGTGGCGCGCCTGTGCGCCGCACGTCGTGGCGGCGCTCGTGCGGCGGTACGCCGACTTCGACGCGGCCGAGGACGCGACCCAGGAGGCGCTGCTCGCCGCGTCGCGCCAGTGGCCGGTGCAGGGCCGGCCCGACGACCCGCGTGCCTGGCTCATCCGGGTCGCCTCGCGGCGGCTGGTCGACCACTGGCGGTCCGAGGGCGCCCGGGCCGACCGGGAGGAGCGGGTCGCACGGCGCGAGGTCCGGCACCCGGCCCCGGACGCGGACGAGGCGCTGCGGGGCGACCGCGACGACTCCCTGACGCTCCTGCTGCTCTGCTGCCACCCGGCGCTGAGCCGCAGCTCGCAGGTGGCGCTCACGCTCCGGGCCGTCGGTGGGCTCACCACCGGGCAGGTCGCGCGGGCGTTCCTCGTGCCGGAGAGCACGATGGGCCAGCGGATCAGCCGGGCCAAGGCCACGCTCGCGGGCGTCGGCGCGCCGTTCGCCACCCCACCCCGGCACGAGCTGCCGGCGCGGGTGGCGGCGGTCGCGCAGGTGCTCTACCTCGTCTTCACCGAGGGCCACACGGCGACGACGGGCACGGGGCTGAGCGACACCACGCTGGCCGACGAGGCGATCCGGCTCACCCGGCAGCTGCACGCGCACCTGCCCCGCGAGAGCGAGGTGACCGGGCTGCTGGCCCTGATGCTGCTGACCGACGCCCGGCGCGCGGCCCGCACGGACCGCGACGGCGGGCTGGTGACGCTGGCCGAGCAGGACCGGTCCCGGTGGGACCGGGCGCTCGTCGACGAGGGCGTGCGCCTGGTCGAGGCCGCCCTGCCGGTCGGCCCGGTCGGCCCCTACCAGCTCCAGGCCGCGATCGCAGCCCTGCACGACGAGGCGGCCACCGCCGCGGAGACCGACTGGGCGCAGATCGAGGTGCTCTACGGGATGCTCGCGGAGGTCGCGCCCGGACCGGTCGTCACGCTCAACCGGGCGGTCGCCGTCGCCGAGGTCCACGGCGCGCCCGCGGGGCTCGCACTGCTGGAGCCGCTGCTCGCGGCCCGTCGTCTGCGCCACCACCACCGCCTGCACGCCGTGCACGCCCACCTGCTCGAGCGGGAGGGCCGCCGGGAGGACGCTCGTACGGCGTACGCCGAGGCGGCCCGGCTCGCCACGAGCATCCCCGAGCAGCGCTACCTCAACGCGCGGGCGGCGTCCGTCTGAGGGCGGCCTCGTCCGGCGCGTCGTCCCAGAGCTCGTGGGTCTGCAGACCCCAGAAGACCGCGAAGAGACCGATGAGCAGCACCTCGACGACCAGGACCGCGTGGTCGACGCCGAGGAGCAGCAGCACCCCGAAGACGACGAGGCTGAGCACCATGGCGAGCGCGACGGCGCCGTACCGCGTCCTGGCGGCCCGCATCGACGACGAGCCCGCCCGGCGGGTGGCGTTGAACCACACGACCCGCACGATGCAGGCGAACATCACGATCGCCGCGGCGTAGTGCGCCCCCGCGAGGAAGGCGCCGCGCGCGAGCAGGAAGACCCCGGCCCCCGCCGCGAGCAGCAGCGTCGCCAGGCCGAGGCCCAGGACCCGGGTCCGCCGCTGGCGCCCCTCCCCCGGGTCGCGCGCGAGCAGCACGCCGGTGACCAGCAGCGCCGTCGCGCCGACCACGAGCAGCGCGACGACGTTGTTCTCGACGGCGGCGACCCGCTGCGCCTGCGACACGTCGACGGACGCGCAGCCCCCGGGGTCCGGCACCGGCACCACGGCCACGACCGGGGCCGCCATCCCGGCGATGTTGAGCAGGATGTCCTCCTCGTCGGTCTGCCCCTTGAGGGCGACGAGGCACACCCCGATCGCGACGAGCGTGCCGACCAGCGCGGCCTGGGCGGGCGTGTAGTAGTAGGCGCTGATCGAGGTCTGCAGGCAGGCGCCGTGCACGTGCGCGACCTCGGTCAGCACCGAGGCCGCGAGGAAGAGCACCAGCAGCACCATCGCCAGCCGGAGGTACCGGTAGGTCTTCAGCACGTCGTCCCGAGACATCGCCATGCCTCCAGCGTGCTCCACGCGCGGACCGGGTGGCTGGTGCCGCGCCACGGCACGACCTAGGTTCGGGGCATGGAGATCGAGCAGGCCCTCGCGGCCGCACGCGCACGCCACGAGTCGGTGCTCACGACGGTGAAGAAGGACGGCAGGCCGCAGCTGTCCAACGTGCTGCACGCCGTTGACGACGCCGGCGTGCTCCGCATCTCGACCACGGCGGACCGCGCGAAGTACGCCAACCTCGCGCGGACGCCCTGGGCCGCGCTGCACGTGAACGGCCCGGACTTCTGGTCCTACGCGGTGCTCGAGGCCGACGTCACGCTGTCGGCCGTGGCGGCGGACCCGGAGGACGCGGCCGTCGAGGAGCTCGTGGAGCTCTACCGCGCCCTCCAGGGCGAGCACGCCGACTGGGACGAGTACCGCGCCGCCATGGTGGCCGACCGGCGCGTCGTCGTACGCCTCACCCCGACGCACGCGTACGGCGCGCTGCGCTGACCCCGACCGCTCAGGCGACGTCGCTGAGCGCTGCGAACTCCTCGTCGGTCAGCTCGATGGCCGCCGCGGCGGTGTTCGACTCGAGGTGGTCGACGCTCTTCGTGCCCGGGATCGGCAGCATCACCGGCGAGCGGCGCAGCAGCCAGGCGAGCGCCAGCTGCGACGGTGTCGCGTCGTGCTCCTTCGCCGCGGCCGCGAGCGGACCGTCCTCCTTGGACAGCTCGCCGGTCGCGAGCGGGAACCACGGGATGAACCCGATGCCGTGCTGC includes these proteins:
- a CDS encoding DUF6596 domain-containing protein; translated protein: MTPPAAAGTDDADVWRACAPHVVAALVRRYADFDAAEDATQEALLAASRQWPVQGRPDDPRAWLIRVASRRLVDHWRSEGARADREERVARREVRHPAPDADEALRGDRDDSLTLLLLCCHPALSRSSQVALTLRAVGGLTTGQVARAFLVPESTMGQRISRAKATLAGVGAPFATPPRHELPARVAAVAQVLYLVFTEGHTATTGTGLSDTTLADEAIRLTRQLHAHLPRESEVTGLLALMLLTDARRAARTDRDGGLVTLAEQDRSRWDRALVDEGVRLVEAALPVGPVGPYQLQAAIAALHDEAATAAETDWAQIEVLYGMLAEVAPGPVVTLNRAVAVAEVHGAPAGLALLEPLLAARRLRHHHRLHAVHAHLLEREGRREDARTAYAEAARLATSIPEQRYLNARAASV
- a CDS encoding FAD-dependent oxidoreductase is translated as MTSAKKKYDVVVVGGGHNGLVSAAYLARAGLSVLVLERLDHTGGAAVSAQAFRGHPARLSRYSYLVSLMPTQLVDDLGLDIALASRTTASYTPTLRDGKPGGLLVERPEGEATRRSFAELTGGEAEYDAWREFYADIADLAHVVAPTLLSPLPTERSIREQVDPGIWRDFVTAPLGAAIESRFTDDTVRGVVATDGLIGTFASMHDPSLIQNRCFLYHLIGNGTGEWRVPIGGMGAVTDALARAARAAGAEILTGAGVSAIRTAGAAGGAGAGTGAEIEWHDGATRHTVEATYVLANVAPWVLRILLGEPEDPAGKPEGSQLKINFLLDRLPRLRSGVDPAVAFSGTLHLGEDYTQLETAYHDAAAGLVPSVMPGEVYCHSLTDPSILGNSPAGTHTLTYFGLHTPASLFATDPAGAKELAVARALASLNEHLVEPIESCVARDADGKPCLEAKIPQDVEADLAMPGGHIFHGDLDWPWASNRARLDSAAQQWGVQTDDPSVLLCGSGSRRGGAVSGLGGHNAAQAVLASL
- a CDS encoding ATP-binding protein, with amino-acid sequence MSRQRLVLLAALGLVMVVTGFFAVFGAPDDGKVTGIWPVGVATGAAILAGRRWLLPVLLVVLSVAVVTIWAGGRPLEVAVGYSLGTVGEVWLIWRLLTRNGTQQPSLQDDGDMRWFFGATSLGALVAATAGLVTSALTGWGNPWLVALALGSAHLASELTLLPFFAKLLPHPAVAPLGERIAQWTLILVVTPLVFWPNDFPSVVFVVIPLLGWGALRNTQWEALLQMLAVLGIAVFFTTAGLGPLAHVPEQYGMPVDARGVILATYAIDCAMIAIPLMLTVARQLENARQAAAERDKVQNIVNSATGVAIIGTDEVGRITLWNPGAEQLLGYTHDEVLGRFTTMLHSPAGIREKARELGVADDFIAVALAMAAPESAGRDMKFLTKSGEERTHSMTLTRMTDERGRVTGHVSTSEDVTERVQAQEALVEALETERRAVERLREVDQVKDSFVSSVSHELRTPITSIVGYLEMLSDGAFGDLNADQADAVRRVSDNSDRLLALIDDLLTLSRVQDEGLTVTDRAFDLRQVVRKGHDVVAPAWVARDLAVTLELPEEPIPFFGDRDMVERVMVNLIGNAVKFTPDGGRVGIRMERVDDGAEIAVSDTGIGIPASEQEQLFSRFFRSSVAQQRAIPGSGLGLSIAKAVVEKHGGSVRVESVLDEGTTFHVWLPAVV
- a CDS encoding YciI family protein → MKYVVLIHSHPEPWGHPTIDYTPEGRAAQREQAEQGDGSGGDFDAFLAEISASGELVTAEALADPRSSTVYRWGPDGHVATDGPFAEAKEQLAGFFLLECATRERAEELARHFAGPGDTIELRPAMWPGADDQ
- a CDS encoding PPOX class F420-dependent oxidoreductase, yielding MEIEQALAAARARHESVLTTVKKDGRPQLSNVLHAVDDAGVLRISTTADRAKYANLARTPWAALHVNGPDFWSYAVLEADVTLSAVAADPEDAAVEELVELYRALQGEHADWDEYRAAMVADRRVVVRLTPTHAYGALR